In the Mycolicibacterium thermoresistibile genome, one interval contains:
- a CDS encoding enoyl-CoA hydratase has protein sequence MREFVSIHTGDEQPGVATLTWSRPPSNALTRQLYRELAAAAAEVGRHDGIAAVILFGGPEIFSAGDDAAELRTLAPRRVAAADRMCRAAFDALAAIPRPTVAAITGYALGSGLTLALTADWRVAGDNVKFGATDILAGRPPTGGGGARLATAIGASKAKDLVFSGRFVGAEEALSLGLIDEMVAPDDVYDAALAWARRLTGHAPPVLAAAKAAVDGHPPRARRGAAPDR, from the coding sequence ATGAGGGAATTCGTCTCCATCCACACCGGTGACGAGCAGCCCGGTGTCGCCACGCTGACGTGGTCGCGGCCGCCGAGCAATGCGCTGACCCGGCAGTTGTACCGGGAACTGGCAGCCGCGGCCGCGGAGGTGGGACGCCACGACGGCATCGCGGCGGTGATCCTGTTCGGCGGGCCGGAGATCTTCTCGGCGGGCGACGACGCCGCCGAACTGCGCACCCTGGCGCCCCGTCGGGTGGCCGCCGCCGACCGGATGTGCCGGGCCGCGTTCGACGCCCTCGCCGCGATCCCGCGGCCCACCGTCGCCGCCATCACCGGATACGCCCTGGGATCCGGGCTGACCCTCGCGCTGACCGCGGACTGGCGGGTGGCCGGCGACAACGTCAAATTCGGCGCCACCGACATCCTGGCCGGGCGCCCGCCGACCGGTGGCGGCGGCGCCCGCCTGGCCACCGCGATCGGGGCGAGCAAGGCCAAGGATCTGGTGTTCTCCGGCCGGTTCGTCGGCGCCGAGGAGGCGCTGTCGCTGGGCCTGATCGACGAGATGGTCGCGCCCGACGACGTCTACGACGCGGCGCTGGCGTGGGCCCGGCGGCTCACCGGGCACGCGCCCCCGGTGCTGGCCGCCGCCAAGGCCGCCGTCGACGGTCACCCCCCGCGCGCGCGACGCGGCGCGGCACCCGACCGCTAG
- a CDS encoding class I SAM-dependent methyltransferase, whose protein sequence is MTETTEPGIGSEGAGDLPAPNPHATAEQVEAAMRDSKLAQILYHDWEAESYDDKWSISYDQRCVDYARGRFDAIVPDHVQRELPYDNALELGCGTGFFLLNLIQSGVARRGSVTDLSPGMVRVATRNGRSLGLDVDGRVADAEGIPYDDNTFDLVVGHAVLHHIPDVELSLREVVRVLRPGGRFVFAGEPTTVGNSYARALSTLTWHVATTVTRLPGLQGWRRPQAELDESSRAAALEAVVDLHTFEPSDLERMARNAGAVEVATASEEFTAAMLGWPVRTFEAAVPPGKLGWNWAKFAFGSWTALSWVDANVWRRVMPKGWFYNVMVTGVKPS, encoded by the coding sequence ATGACAGAGACGACGGAACCCGGCATCGGGTCTGAGGGCGCCGGCGACCTGCCGGCGCCTAATCCGCACGCCACCGCCGAGCAGGTCGAGGCGGCGATGCGCGACAGCAAGCTCGCCCAGATCCTCTATCACGACTGGGAGGCGGAGAGCTACGACGACAAGTGGTCGATCTCGTACGACCAGCGCTGCGTGGACTACGCCCGCGGCCGGTTCGACGCGATCGTGCCCGACCACGTGCAACGCGAACTGCCCTACGACAACGCTCTGGAATTAGGTTGTGGCACCGGCTTTTTCCTGCTCAACCTGATCCAGTCCGGGGTGGCCCGGCGCGGTTCGGTGACCGACCTGTCGCCGGGAATGGTCAGGGTGGCCACCCGCAACGGCCGATCCCTGGGCCTTGACGTCGACGGCCGGGTCGCCGACGCGGAGGGGATTCCCTACGACGACAACACCTTCGACCTCGTGGTCGGCCACGCCGTGCTGCACCACATCCCCGATGTCGAACTGTCGCTGCGCGAGGTGGTGCGAGTGCTCAGACCCGGCGGGCGGTTCGTGTTCGCCGGTGAGCCCACCACCGTCGGCAACTCCTACGCGCGCGCCCTGTCGACGCTGACCTGGCACGTCGCCACCACCGTCACCAGACTGCCCGGTCTGCAGGGCTGGCGGCGGCCGCAGGCCGAGCTCGACGAGTCGTCCCGGGCGGCCGCGCTGGAGGCCGTCGTCGACCTGCACACCTTCGAACCGAGCGATCTGGAGCGGATGGCCCGCAACGCCGGCGCCGTCGAGGTGGCCACTGCCAGCGAGGAATTCACCGCGGCGATGCTGGGCTGGCCGGTGCGCACCTTCGAAGCGGCGGTGCCGCCGGGCAAGTTGGGGTGGAACTGGGCCAAGTTCGCGTTCGGCAGCTGGACCGCCCTGAGCTGGGTGGACGCCAACGTCTGGCGCCGGGTGATGCCGAAGGGCTGGTTCTACAACGTGATGGTCACCGGGGTCAAACCGTCCTGA
- a CDS encoding THUMP-like domain-containing protein → MVLQRDGHRGQTVLRFTLDDVAYLRSDAGRGALAEVAAMPLTDATRVADVAALRTRFGDRAPVLVETTLLRRRAAAKFDDPSRWLFTDEALQQATAAPVARHRARRLTGRKVHDVTCSIGAELAALRLTAAQLVGSDIDPVRLQMARHNLGPGVALCRADALRPITRDTVVVADPARRSGGRRRFDPRAHTPPLDALFDVYRGRDSVVKCAPGIEFGALGAVGFDGEVEVVSLAGSVREACLWSGSLTEPGVRRRATILDRSEVITDAEPGECPVAAAGRWIIDPDGAVVRAGLVRHYAARHGLWQLDPDIAYLSGDRLPAGVRGFEVLEELPYRERRLRQALAAHDAGAVEILVRGVDVDPDRLRTRLRLRGRHPLAVVITRIGSKHASRATAFICRPSR, encoded by the coding sequence CTGGTTCTACAACGTGATGGTCACCGGGGTCAAACCGTCCTGAGGTTCACCCTCGACGACGTCGCCTACCTCCGCAGCGACGCGGGTCGCGGCGCCCTGGCCGAGGTCGCGGCGATGCCGCTGACCGACGCCACCCGGGTGGCCGACGTCGCCGCGTTGCGCACCCGGTTCGGCGACCGCGCCCCGGTGTTGGTGGAGACCACGCTGCTGCGCCGGCGTGCCGCGGCCAAGTTCGACGACCCGTCGCGCTGGTTGTTCACCGACGAGGCGCTGCAGCAGGCCACCGCGGCGCCGGTGGCCAGGCACCGGGCCCGCCGGCTGACCGGCCGCAAGGTGCACGACGTCACCTGTTCGATCGGCGCCGAACTGGCGGCGCTGCGGCTCACCGCGGCCCAGCTGGTGGGCAGCGACATCGACCCGGTGCGGTTGCAGATGGCCCGGCACAACCTCGGCCCGGGTGTCGCGCTGTGCCGCGCCGACGCACTGCGCCCGATCACCCGCGACACCGTCGTGGTGGCCGACCCGGCCCGGCGCAGCGGGGGCCGGCGCCGGTTCGACCCGCGCGCCCACACGCCGCCGCTGGACGCGTTGTTCGACGTCTACCGCGGCCGCGACAGCGTCGTGAAATGCGCCCCCGGAATCGAGTTCGGGGCGCTGGGCGCAGTGGGTTTCGACGGTGAGGTCGAGGTCGTCTCGCTGGCCGGCAGCGTGCGGGAAGCCTGCCTGTGGTCCGGCAGCCTCACCGAACCCGGCGTCCGCCGCCGGGCCACCATCCTGGACCGGTCCGAGGTCATCACCGACGCCGAACCGGGGGAGTGCCCGGTGGCCGCCGCGGGCCGGTGGATCATCGACCCCGACGGGGCGGTGGTCCGCGCCGGGCTGGTGCGGCACTACGCGGCCCGGCACGGTCTGTGGCAACTCGACCCCGACATCGCCTATCTGTCCGGCGACCGGCTGCCGGCCGGTGTGCGCGGCTTCGAGGTGCTCGAAGAGCTGCCCTACCGGGAACGGCGGCTCCGGCAGGCGCTGGCGGCCCACGACGCCGGGGCGGTGGAGATCCTGGTACGCGGTGTCGATGTCGATCCCGACCGGCTGCGCACCCGGCTCCGGCTCCGCGGCCGGCATCCGCTGGCCGTGGTCATCACCCGCATCGGAAGCAAACACGCAAGCCGGGCAACGGCATTCATATGCCGTCCGTCACGGTGA
- a CDS encoding esterase — MRILKTTAALLAGGLISCSIPGTAGAQTACDALGGTVADDRRCEVHAETPTYLLDMVFPVDYPDQQALTDYLIQTRDGFVNVSEMPGSRNLPYALDARATEYRSGDAATGTRSVVFEVYQNVGGAHPTTWYQAFNYDLRTRAPITFDTLFDPESAPLEVIYPVVQRELQELTGIDQPILPEDGLDPANYQNFALTDDEVIFFFSQGELLPHAAGVSQVSVPRTVLVNLLTV, encoded by the coding sequence ATGCGCATACTCAAGACGACGGCCGCGTTGCTGGCGGGCGGTCTCATCAGCTGTTCCATCCCGGGGACGGCGGGGGCCCAGACCGCCTGCGACGCGCTGGGCGGCACGGTCGCCGACGACCGGCGGTGCGAGGTCCACGCCGAGACCCCCACCTACCTGCTCGACATGGTGTTCCCGGTCGATTACCCCGATCAGCAGGCGCTGACCGACTATCTGATCCAGACCCGCGACGGGTTCGTCAACGTCTCCGAGATGCCGGGTTCCCGCAACCTGCCGTACGCGCTGGACGCGCGGGCCACCGAGTACCGGTCCGGTGATGCGGCGACCGGGACCCGCAGCGTGGTGTTCGAGGTCTACCAGAACGTCGGCGGCGCCCATCCCACCACCTGGTATCAGGCCTTCAACTACGACCTGAGGACCCGGGCGCCGATCACCTTCGACACCCTGTTCGACCCCGAGAGCGCACCGCTGGAGGTGATCTACCCGGTGGTGCAGCGCGAACTGCAGGAGCTGACCGGCATCGATCAGCCGATCCTCCCGGAGGACGGCCTCGACCCGGCGAACTACCAGAACTTCGCGCTGACCGATGACGAGGTGATCTTCTTCTTCAGCCAGGGCGAACTGCTCCCGCACGCCGCCGGGGTGTCACAGGTCTCGGTGCCGCGCACGGTGCTGGTCAACCTGTTGACGGTGTGA
- a CDS encoding PQQ-binding-like beta-propeller repeat protein, with product MATALTALTTAVLAGCGDAGSWVEAKPAEGWSAQYGDAANSSYTSAAGAEALTLEWSRSVKGELAAQVAVGASGYLAVNAQTPAGCSLMVWEYANSARQRWCTRLVQGGGRTSPLLDGFDNVYIGQPGAILSFPPTQWIRWRKPVIGMPTTPRILAPGELLVVTHLGQVLLFDAHRGTVTGTPLDLVAGVDPTDSERGLADCAGARRGCPVAAAPAFSAATDTVVLGLWEPGADEPVLIGFRYEPGRQLRREWTSTAVGGGPLASPVLSADGTTIYVHGRDRALWALDAADGQAKWSVPLGFQPQTPPSVSPDGLIIAGGGPGAQLVAVRDHGDRAERLWTREDAEPLSATSQTGAGVAYTVARHGDRGLALLVIDTGDGRTLNSYPLPEATGWPVGVSIAADRRVVTATSDGQVYGFAPAD from the coding sequence GCGCTGACGGCGCTGACCACAGCGGTGCTGGCGGGTTGCGGTGACGCCGGGTCCTGGGTCGAGGCGAAGCCGGCCGAGGGATGGTCGGCACAGTACGGCGACGCGGCCAACAGCAGCTACACGTCGGCCGCCGGGGCCGAGGCGCTGACCCTGGAGTGGAGCAGATCGGTCAAGGGTGAGCTGGCCGCCCAGGTCGCGGTCGGCGCCAGCGGATATCTGGCGGTCAACGCCCAGACCCCGGCCGGCTGCTCGTTGATGGTGTGGGAGTACGCCAATTCGGCCCGCCAGCGCTGGTGCACCCGGTTGGTGCAGGGCGGCGGCCGGACCAGCCCGTTGCTGGACGGTTTCGACAACGTCTACATCGGCCAGCCCGGCGCCATCCTGTCGTTTCCGCCCACCCAGTGGATCCGCTGGCGCAAGCCGGTGATCGGGATGCCGACGACCCCGCGGATCCTGGCGCCCGGGGAACTGCTGGTGGTGACCCATCTGGGCCAGGTGCTGCTGTTCGATGCCCACCGCGGCACGGTCACCGGCACACCGCTGGACCTGGTGGCCGGGGTGGATCCGACCGACTCCGAACGCGGGCTGGCGGACTGCGCCGGCGCGCGCCGGGGCTGTCCGGTGGCCGCCGCGCCGGCGTTCTCCGCGGCCACCGACACGGTGGTCCTCGGCCTGTGGGAGCCCGGCGCCGATGAACCGGTGCTGATCGGGTTCCGCTATGAACCGGGCCGGCAGCTGCGGCGGGAATGGACGAGCACGGCCGTCGGCGGCGGGCCGCTGGCGAGCCCGGTGCTCTCGGCCGACGGCACCACGATCTACGTGCACGGCCGCGACCGGGCGTTGTGGGCCCTCGACGCCGCCGACGGGCAGGCGAAATGGTCGGTGCCGCTGGGTTTCCAGCCGCAGACACCGCCTTCGGTGTCGCCGGACGGGCTGATCATCGCCGGCGGCGGGCCGGGCGCGCAGCTGGTGGCGGTGCGCGACCACGGTGACCGGGCCGAGCGGCTGTGGACCCGCGAGGACGCAGAACCGTTGTCGGCGACCAGCCAGACCGGCGCCGGGGTGGCCTATACGGTGGCCCGCCACGGTGATCGCGGCCTGGCGCTGCTGGTGATCGACACCGGCGACGGCCGCACCCTCAACAGCTACCCGTTGCCCGAGGCCACCGGCTGGCCGGTCGGGGTGTCGATCGCCGCCGACCGCCGGGTGGTCACCGCCACCAGCGACGGTCAGGTCTACGGGTTCGCGCCGGCCGACTGA